From the Roseofilum reptotaenium CS-1145 genome, the window ACTATCATTAGAAACCATAATCAAATCCTTAATCATTGCACTCGCCGCAATTAAAACATCTTCAGTTTGTATCGGTAAACCCCTTAATCTCAGATTAGAATGAATTTCAGCCGCTTTTTCCAATATGACTAAATCATCTAAGAAAATAATTGGATATGTTTGACAAATTAGATTAAATCTTTCTCTTTGTTTAGGGG encodes:
- a CDS encoding PIN domain-containing protein is translated as MNYLLDTNIVSLMVKQNRQILEKINNLKSRRKSIFISCITYFEVRRGFLAVDAPKQRERFNLICQTYPIIFLDDLVILEKAAEIHSNLRLRGLPIQTEDVLIAASAMIKDLIMVSNDS